A genomic window from Anthocerotibacter panamensis C109 includes:
- a CDS encoding HEAT repeat domain-containing protein, giving the protein MLETELPSVGEEFCFAQPSVDVERLLAQLNASDISERVQAARQFSEITEPRAIPQLIYLLADPCPLVRISAAYALGRNPDATAVDALIRCLDDFNDYVRKGAVWALGNCRDQRALEPLLLTLRYDIEAVRLWSASALGQLGDTQAVPTLRQSLRTDPDPAVRANSAWALGKIGDLSALNDLLQGLSDPDLGVQQDCQDALGHLGYVLDFDTF; this is encoded by the coding sequence GTGTTAGAAACTGAGTTGCCTTCTGTGGGCGAAGAGTTCTGTTTTGCGCAGCCTAGCGTTGATGTAGAGCGGCTACTAGCCCAACTCAATGCCTCGGACATCTCCGAGCGGGTGCAAGCTGCCCGTCAGTTTTCTGAGATCACAGAGCCCCGAGCGATCCCCCAGTTGATTTACCTGCTAGCCGATCCCTGCCCGCTAGTCCGTATCAGTGCTGCCTATGCCCTTGGGCGTAACCCTGATGCCACCGCAGTGGACGCGCTCATCCGCTGTCTCGACGACTTCAACGACTACGTCCGTAAAGGCGCGGTTTGGGCGTTGGGCAACTGCCGGGACCAACGGGCACTCGAACCGCTGCTATTGACGTTACGCTATGACATCGAGGCTGTCCGCCTCTGGAGCGCCAGTGCTCTGGGCCAATTGGGGGACACTCAGGCTGTCCCGACCCTCCGCCAATCCCTCAGGACAGATCCCGACCCTGCAGTGCGTGCCAATTCCGCCTGGGCTTTGGGCAAAATTGGGGACCTCAGCGCCCTCAATGATCTGCTCCAGGGTCTTTCCGACCCTGATTTAGGGGTACAGCAAGACTGCCAGGATGCCCTGGGCCATCTCGGTTATGTCCTCGATTTTGATACTTTTTAG
- a CDS encoding peroxidase-related enzyme (This protein belongs to a clade of uncharacterized proteins related to peroxidases such as the alkylhydroperoxidase AhpD.), giving the protein MAYIEMVQEAAAAGPLAALYRRFGNPDGTVDNVLKVHSLNPKSLEAHCSLYVQSMHLPSPVTRAEREMVGVLVSRLNGCHYCLEHHAAGLERLLPAERQEVVARLRQGELGGLTPRERAILRYAEKLTVTPDQMTHEDVAQLRQTGLSDREVLDIAQSAAYFAYANRIALGLGAQLEDPGALGQWPQV; this is encoded by the coding sequence ATGGCCTACATTGAGATGGTTCAAGAAGCGGCAGCGGCTGGCCCGCTTGCTGCTCTGTATCGGCGGTTTGGTAATCCTGACGGCACAGTGGATAACGTCCTAAAAGTCCATTCCCTCAACCCCAAATCCCTCGAAGCCCACTGCTCCCTATACGTCCAGTCCATGCACCTACCTTCGCCCGTAACACGGGCTGAGCGGGAAATGGTAGGCGTGCTCGTCAGCCGCCTCAATGGCTGTCACTACTGTCTGGAGCACCATGCTGCCGGTCTAGAACGGCTTTTGCCCGCTGAGCGCCAGGAGGTCGTAGCCCGTCTGCGCCAGGGAGAACTCGGGGGGCTTACCCCGCGAGAACGGGCAATCCTCCGCTACGCCGAGAAGCTGACCGTTACCCCGGATCAGATGACCCATGAAGATGTCGCACAACTGCGTCAGACCGGATTGAGCGACCGAGAAGTGCTGGATATCGCGCAGAGCGCCGCATACTTCGCTTATGCCAACCGGATCGCACTGGGGTTGGGTGCTCAACTCGAAGATCCGGGAGCGCTAGGCCAATGGCCCCAAGTCTAG
- the ebsA gene encoding type IV pilus biogenesis protein EbsA, with protein sequence MNITPAPQREVALYFPYYPANRRTYLPMALGLYKQGVAQGLRCIEGINKKEIIFTATWSVKPLPSDLTVCRTEFFVPEREGLVYEFAFPNTEFISYLVETVQNYNESKPIDMPQQFYRRILGYA encoded by the coding sequence ATGAACATCACGCCTGCACCTCAGCGAGAGGTCGCCCTCTACTTCCCCTACTACCCAGCAAACCGCCGCACCTACCTACCTATGGCGCTCGGTCTCTACAAACAAGGCGTAGCCCAGGGACTGCGATGCATTGAGGGCATCAACAAAAAAGAGATCATCTTCACCGCCACATGGTCTGTCAAACCCCTACCTTCAGACCTGACCGTCTGCCGCACAGAGTTTTTTGTCCCTGAACGTGAGGGTCTAGTCTACGAATTTGCCTTTCCAAATACTGAATTTATTAGCTATCTGGTGGAGACTGTCCAGAACTACAACGAGTCCAAGCCCATCGATATGCCCCAGCAGTTTTACCGGCGTATTCTTGGGTATGCCTGA
- a CDS encoding ATP-binding cassette domain-containing protein → MTDSFVVKNLGLETVAGAIPAIRAEGLVRRFGAFTAVDGVTFEVPTGSFFGFLGPNGAGKSTTIKMLTGLLAPTAGRVEILGYDLACASLEIKRRIGVVPEDPVSR, encoded by the coding sequence ATGACCGACAGTTTCGTGGTCAAGAATCTAGGGCTAGAAACCGTAGCAGGGGCCATACCCGCCATCCGCGCCGAAGGTTTGGTCCGCCGCTTCGGAGCCTTCACCGCTGTTGATGGTGTGACTTTTGAGGTGCCCACCGGCTCTTTCTTCGGTTTTTTGGGACCGAACGGAGCGGGCAAGTCTACTACAATCAAGATGCTCACCGGGCTGTTGGCTCCCACGGCGGGGCGGGTGGAGATCCTAGGCTATGACCTAGCGTGCGCGAGTCTGGAGATAAAACGGCGTATCGGCGTCGTCCCGGAAGACCCCGTGAGCCGGTGA
- the ybeY gene encoding rRNA maturation RNase YbeY: protein MPLHLTLQELIRNPIAEAQWQEWFARWWEILEPEDFLLSTRPEAAELTLRLTDEAEMQQLNHDWRGLDKPTDILSFSALEGSQLHPEEDLIYLGDVAIGIPIAEAQAQAEGHGLDVELAWLASHGLLHLLGWEHGDEASLEAIIEKQLALLKAVGMEYAFGAEEDSNL, encoded by the coding sequence ATGCCATTGCACCTCACGCTCCAGGAATTAATCCGCAATCCGATTGCCGAAGCGCAGTGGCAGGAGTGGTTCGCCCGTTGGTGGGAGATTCTAGAACCCGAGGATTTTCTCTTGAGTACCCGTCCTGAAGCAGCAGAACTGACCCTGCGCCTGACCGACGAAGCGGAGATGCAGCAGTTAAACCACGATTGGCGGGGGTTGGACAAGCCCACGGATATCCTTTCATTTTCGGCCCTGGAAGGTTCGCAGCTCCACCCCGAGGAGGACTTGATCTATTTGGGCGATGTTGCGATTGGCATTCCGATAGCAGAAGCTCAGGCTCAAGCAGAAGGACACGGCTTAGACGTGGAATTGGCGTGGTTGGCGAGTCACGGTCTTTTGCACTTGTTGGGCTGGGAGCATGGGGATGAAGCTAGTCTGGAAGCGATTATCGAGAAGCAGTTGGCTTTATTGAAGGCAGTGGGGATGGAGTACGCGTTTGGGGCAGAAGAAGATAGCAACCTCTAA
- a CDS encoding DUF4276 family protein, whose product MRIVCQELEAWFLGDFLAIESAFSRPGLAAKYQNKQKFRNPDNLGSPSNEIEKLLREYNKVSGAQLIAPHLDFECNRSPSFQAFLMGVRRLSGYLET is encoded by the coding sequence ATAAGAATCGTTTGTCAGGAACTCGAGGCATGGTTTCTTGGTGATTTCTTAGCGATTGAGTCAGCTTTCTCTCGTCCAGGGTTAGCCGCTAAGTATCAGAACAAACAAAAATTTCGTAATCCAGATAACCTAGGTAGCCCTTCTAATGAGATTGAAAAATTGTTGCGAGAATATAATAAAGTCAGCGGTGCTCAGCTCATTGCGCCACACCTTGATTTTGAGTGCAATCGCTCGCCAAGTTTTCAAGCTTTTTTAATGGGTGTTCGACGCTTAAGTGGATATTTAGAAACCTAG
- a CDS encoding AAA family ATPase — translation MKIEALRIRNYKMFQDVSISNLPTMAVFLGANGTGKSTLFDVFSFLKDALVFNVRQALTRRGGFKEVVSRGEKGPIVIELKFRDGGPLITYELQIELKAGFPIVKRELLQYRRGQRGQPWRFLDFRDGEGKAITNEADYSKKDDEQQREFQKLDSADILAIKGLGQFQRFPAVVGFRKLIENWHVSDFHISDARETQDAGYAEHLSTRGENLPLVAQFMYEHHRTEFQKVLQAMAQRVPGVSKVEAVETEDGRIVLRFQDGAFKDPFIARFVSDGTIKMFAYLLLLHDPSPHPLLAIEEPENQLYPDLLIQLAEEFRMYAKRGGQVFISTHSPDFVNGIKLEELFWLTKKDGFTQVTRAADDENLKALVREGDLLGALWKQGLFRGANPR, via the coding sequence ATGAAAATAGAGGCTCTACGGATTAGAAACTACAAAATGTTTCAAGATGTAAGCATTTCTAACTTGCCGACTATGGCAGTTTTCCTTGGGGCAAATGGTACGGGTAAGTCTACGCTCTTCGATGTCTTTAGTTTTTTGAAAGACGCTCTTGTTTTTAACGTGCGGCAAGCGCTGACGCGACGAGGTGGGTTTAAAGAAGTAGTTTCCCGAGGAGAGAAAGGTCCAATTGTTATTGAATTAAAATTCCGTGATGGTGGGCCATTAATCACCTATGAGTTACAAATCGAATTAAAAGCTGGTTTCCCCATTGTGAAACGTGAACTCCTTCAGTATCGTCGTGGGCAACGTGGTCAACCATGGCGCTTTCTCGATTTCCGGGATGGAGAGGGTAAGGCAATTACTAATGAAGCGGATTACAGTAAGAAAGATGACGAGCAACAGCGTGAGTTTCAAAAGCTAGACTCTGCTGATATTTTAGCAATTAAGGGCTTGGGTCAATTTCAGCGATTCCCGGCAGTTGTTGGTTTTCGCAAGCTTATTGAAAACTGGCATGTCTCTGACTTTCATATCAGCGATGCACGTGAAACGCAAGATGCTGGTTATGCGGAGCACTTGTCAACCCGAGGAGAAAATCTTCCTTTAGTTGCTCAATTCATGTATGAGCATCATCGCACTGAATTTCAAAAAGTTTTACAAGCTATGGCTCAACGAGTACCCGGAGTTTCAAAAGTTGAAGCTGTAGAGACAGAGGACGGACGAATTGTATTGAGATTTCAAGATGGTGCTTTTAAAGATCCTTTCATTGCTCGTTTTGTATCGGATGGTACTATTAAAATGTTTGCCTATTTACTGCTTCTTCATGATCCTTCTCCTCATCCACTACTTGCTATTGAGGAACCTGAAAATCAATTGTATCCAGACTTACTAATTCAACTAGCTGAAGAATTTCGTATGTATGCAAAGCGAGGTGGGCAAGTCTTTATATCAACACATTCTCCAGATTTTGTGAATGGGATAAAACTCGAAGAGCTATTTTGGCTTACGAAGAAAGATGGCTTTACCCAGGTCACACGAGCTGCCGATGATGAGAATCTGAAGGCACTAGTTAGGGAGGGAGATCTACTAGGTGCTCTGTGGAAGCAGGGGCTTTTTCGGGGGGCAAATCCCAGATGA
- a CDS encoding TOBE domain-containing protein: protein MNFLRAHPQVQDGVATLVAEGFTLPLPAHYQAADLPPNLTLGLRPEHLYLKTSDPLLRGTVRLVETLGSETLVLCQTPAGAINLRVSADQTISIGEGIGLDIQSEWLHLFDESTGQRVIARSLKS, encoded by the coding sequence ATGAATTTCCTCCGTGCTCACCCCCAAGTCCAAGATGGTGTGGCAACCTTGGTCGCAGAAGGCTTCACCCTCCCCTTGCCTGCGCATTATCAAGCCGCAGACCTCCCCCCCAACCTCACCCTCGGTCTACGCCCAGAACATCTCTATCTAAAAACCTCCGACCCCCTGCTGCGGGGCACAGTCCGCCTTGTCGAAACCCTCGGTAGCGAAACCTTGGTCCTCTGCCAAACCCCAGCAGGCGCTATAAATCTCCGTGTCAGCGCCGACCAAACTATTTCTATAGGTGAAGGGATCGGGCTCGACATCCAGAGCGAATGGCTCCACTTGTTTGACGAGTCCACCGGACAGCGTGTGATTGCGCGTTCCCTCAAAAGTTAA
- a CDS encoding AI-2E family transporter, protein MVTKQQLSIFFFTGLLLWGALLVVGPFLPALGWAGILALVTWPLYCKVKARLGLDSIWAASLMTGFLFLVVFVPTVGASLVLARNTLTIYQSLQTDGSLTLDSLVTGTIDTLSAFVGQIPGVGSGLASWLQGLDNGVLEQALRERVGQLLTLLGSFGREVGQSVVTLFLTLFTIFFLYLDGEVLVAQIERGLDRSGGKSLTSLLIPLAQTIRAVMLGLGVTAIAQGVLAGIGIAVAGISIAPILAFLTFLLSVVQIPTFIVWFPCVVWLLMQGKLLAAGLLFIWGLGVVSTIDNVLKPYFISQGTGIPFLLVFFGVLGGLLVFGTLGLVLGPVILSLLLVLWRRWVMLEEAPVPASEESS, encoded by the coding sequence ATGGTCACCAAGCAGCAACTTTCCATCTTTTTTTTTACCGGGCTTTTGCTATGGGGTGCCCTCCTGGTCGTCGGCCCTTTTTTACCTGCTCTAGGTTGGGCAGGAATTCTAGCGCTGGTCACTTGGCCGCTCTACTGCAAAGTTAAGGCTCGCCTCGGTCTAGACAGTATTTGGGCTGCTTCGCTCATGACGGGGTTCTTATTTCTGGTCGTGTTCGTTCCGACTGTAGGGGCGAGTCTGGTCCTAGCCCGCAATACGCTAACTATCTACCAATCCTTACAGACAGACGGGAGCCTCACTCTGGATAGTCTGGTGACGGGCACGATTGATACCCTCAGTGCCTTTGTCGGGCAGATTCCCGGTGTGGGCTCGGGGTTGGCCTCTTGGCTGCAAGGGCTGGACAACGGGGTTCTGGAGCAAGCGTTGCGCGAGCGCGTGGGGCAACTATTGACACTGTTGGGCAGTTTTGGGCGGGAGGTGGGACAGAGTGTAGTCACCTTGTTTCTGACGTTGTTTACGATTTTCTTTTTGTATCTCGATGGCGAAGTCCTAGTCGCACAGATCGAGCGCGGGCTTGACCGCTCAGGAGGAAAGTCTCTGACCTCTTTACTTATCCCGCTGGCACAGACTATCCGGGCGGTCATGTTGGGACTGGGGGTCACAGCTATTGCTCAAGGGGTTTTGGCTGGAATTGGGATTGCTGTGGCGGGGATCTCCATTGCCCCGATCTTGGCTTTTCTTACGTTCTTGCTCTCAGTCGTGCAGATCCCCACGTTTATTGTTTGGTTTCCGTGTGTGGTGTGGCTGCTCATGCAGGGAAAGTTGTTGGCGGCGGGTCTGCTCTTTATTTGGGGGCTCGGGGTGGTCAGCACCATCGACAATGTGCTCAAACCGTACTTTATTAGTCAGGGCACAGGAATTCCCTTTTTGCTGGTATTCTTTGGTGTCTTGGGCGGGCTTTTGGTGTTTGGAACCTTGGGTCTTGTCCTTGGACCTGTTATTCTTTCGTTGCTGTTGGTCCTCTGGCGGCGCTGGGTCATGCTGGAAGAGGCTCCGGTACCCGCTTCTGAGGAATCGTCTTAA
- a CDS encoding carotenoid biosynthesis protein, whose amino-acid sequence MKFLSLSKNSLVILHILSMLFGLFGMVILPRQPEFVARMPEIGLHIYEFGLSKGGALYIVVGALALMIYGAEVLGLRRMWLFFIPACAISLASELLGTSTGFPFGAYEYTELLGYKIAGLVPFAIPLSWFYMGLIAYLLASALFKDVRGLLGTVGPLVLGAWMLTAWDLVLDPAMTLVSPSFWIWKEGGPFFGMPLQNFVGWFGTGLIFMIVARLLWREEPVVTREQLTLPLIIYTANILFAVTLSLGAVADTDLRIPVAMGLLLGQVPAMLCWWFAGLGAKAPMLDPQAE is encoded by the coding sequence ATGAAATTCTTATCCTTGAGCAAAAATTCACTGGTCATCCTTCACATTCTGTCCATGCTCTTCGGGCTTTTTGGTATGGTGATCCTACCGCGACAGCCGGAATTTGTAGCGCGTATGCCTGAGATTGGACTACACATCTACGAGTTCGGTCTATCCAAGGGCGGGGCACTGTACATTGTCGTCGGGGCTCTGGCGCTCATGATCTACGGAGCTGAAGTGCTCGGGCTACGCCGGATGTGGCTGTTCTTTATCCCGGCTTGTGCCATCTCCCTCGCCAGTGAACTGTTGGGGACCAGCACCGGCTTCCCTTTTGGAGCCTACGAGTACACTGAGCTTCTGGGCTATAAAATTGCTGGCTTGGTGCCTTTCGCCATTCCTTTGTCCTGGTTCTATATGGGACTTATTGCTTATTTACTCGCCAGTGCACTTTTCAAGGATGTTCGTGGTCTGCTGGGTACGGTTGGGCCATTGGTTTTGGGGGCCTGGATGTTGACAGCTTGGGACTTGGTGCTCGACCCGGCGATGACCCTGGTTTCTCCGAGTTTCTGGATCTGGAAGGAAGGCGGGCCGTTTTTTGGGATGCCACTCCAAAATTTTGTGGGCTGGTTCGGGACAGGACTCATCTTTATGATAGTGGCGCGTTTGTTGTGGCGGGAGGAGCCAGTGGTAACCCGCGAACAGCTCACCTTGCCCTTGATTATCTACACCGCCAATATTCTCTTTGCAGTAACCCTCAGTCTGGGGGCGGTTGCGGATACAGACCTGCGTATTCCGGTAGCCATGGGACTTTTGCTCGGTCAGGTGCCCGCGATGCTCTGCTGGTGGTTTGCGGGTCTGGGGGCTAAAGCGCCCATGCTCGACCCGCAGGCGGAATAG
- a CDS encoding glycosyltransferase family 2 protein, whose translation MARLAGGRTRRPPLAPVFLPDESTTVCVVVPTLNEEKRLRPCLEGLARQTLPLQEIIVVDSRSTDGTVALVKEQATSDPRFRVVTDDPLPAGWVGRPWALQYGFTQARSEWILGIDADTVPQPGLVPALVQAAIAGGYDALSLAPRFIVKTPGENWLHPALLMTLILRFGATGATQEPKPERVMANGQCFLVRRAVLERWGGYSSAKSSFCDDVTLVRHLARSGVKVGFLDGSRVIKVRMYTSFIETWREWGRSIDLKDASNPSQQWLDVVFLLLAQGLPLPLFVFLLSTDLTATGSPVLSVLLWLNGILVVLRLLLLLAVAPSFEGISLFFWLSPLADPLAALRILLSTLRRPRAWRGRTYGEDPATSAVP comes from the coding sequence ATGGCTCGTCTGGCGGGGGGACGCACGCGCCGCCCGCCTTTGGCGCCGGTCTTTCTCCCCGACGAAAGTACGACAGTCTGCGTGGTCGTGCCCACCCTCAATGAGGAAAAGCGCCTCAGGCCATGCCTAGAAGGTCTAGCTCGTCAGACGCTGCCCCTCCAGGAAATTATCGTGGTGGACAGCCGCTCCACCGATGGCACCGTAGCGCTAGTCAAGGAACAAGCGACGAGCGATCCGCGCTTTCGGGTGGTGACCGATGACCCCTTACCTGCCGGTTGGGTAGGCAGACCCTGGGCGCTCCAGTATGGTTTTACCCAGGCGCGCAGTGAATGGATTTTGGGCATCGACGCGGACACGGTTCCTCAGCCCGGTCTAGTACCCGCTTTAGTACAAGCGGCAATAGCAGGCGGCTATGATGCGCTCTCCCTGGCTCCGCGCTTTATCGTCAAGACTCCGGGCGAGAACTGGCTGCACCCGGCTTTACTGATGACGTTGATTCTGCGCTTTGGTGCGACCGGAGCAACCCAGGAGCCCAAACCAGAGCGGGTCATGGCGAACGGGCAATGTTTTCTCGTGCGGCGGGCGGTCCTGGAGCGCTGGGGCGGCTACAGTAGCGCCAAATCCTCTTTTTGTGATGATGTCACGCTCGTCCGGCATCTCGCCCGGTCGGGGGTGAAGGTCGGTTTTCTAGACGGCTCCCGTGTGATTAAAGTCCGTATGTATACCTCATTTATAGAAACCTGGCGGGAGTGGGGACGTTCCATCGACCTCAAGGACGCCAGCAACCCTAGTCAGCAGTGGTTGGATGTAGTATTTCTCCTGCTCGCTCAGGGCTTACCCCTACCGCTCTTCGTCTTTCTCCTCAGCACGGACCTGACGGCTACGGGCAGCCCAGTTTTGAGCGTCCTGCTCTGGCTCAATGGTATTTTGGTCGTGCTGCGTCTGCTATTGCTACTGGCGGTAGCACCCAGTTTCGAGGGTATCAGCCTTTTTTTCTGGCTCTCGCCCCTGGCTGACCCCCTAGCGGCACTGCGTATCCTCCTCTCCACGTTACGCCGTCCTCGGGCATGGCGGGGGCGGACTTATGGAGAGGACCCAGCGACCAGTGCCGTTCCTTAG
- a CDS encoding ABC transporter permease/substrate-binding protein has product MKWVCWLLLILWTPGVWAQTPLKVGSKRFTESYILGEILKQTALKAAEAQVNHRQGLGNTGILFAALKSGSIDIYPEYTGTIDQELLRNQTPSDLARLQRQLAPLGLGVAVPLGFNNTYALAMTEERAQQLGIRTLSDLARHPAVKLGLSQEFLKRQDGWPGVKARYKLPFAPPQGLDHGLAYEAIANGQVEVIDIYSTDAKIARYRLRVLEDDRKFFPAYEAVLFYRLDLPQRLPRTWAALQELKGKIPTERMIALNAQAELENQSFSAIAASFLHASTEPASQENFLSLLLGPDFWRLTGEHVLLVFVSLTAGVLMGVPLGIWAARVPLVAPVVLGGVGVIQTIPSLALLAFLIPFLRQIGTFPALVALFLYALLPIVRNTYTGLTDIAPGLRESAQALGLPELARLRLIELPLAARSILAGIKTSAVINVGTATIAAFIGAGGFGERIAQGLALNDNNTLLSGAIPAALLAILVQVGFELLDRWLIPAGLQQ; this is encoded by the coding sequence ATGAAGTGGGTCTGCTGGCTGCTACTCATCCTGTGGACGCCCGGAGTCTGGGCCCAGACTCCCCTCAAGGTGGGCTCCAAGCGCTTTACCGAATCCTATATCCTGGGCGAAATCCTAAAGCAAACCGCCCTCAAAGCCGCAGAAGCCCAGGTCAACCACAGACAGGGACTCGGCAACACCGGCATTCTCTTCGCTGCCCTCAAGAGCGGGAGCATTGACATCTACCCTGAGTACACGGGCACCATTGACCAGGAACTCCTGCGTAACCAGACGCCATCGGACCTTGCTCGCCTCCAACGCCAGCTTGCCCCACTCGGGTTAGGCGTTGCGGTTCCTCTGGGCTTCAACAACACCTATGCCCTCGCTATGACGGAGGAACGCGCCCAGCAACTGGGCATCCGCACCCTGTCCGACCTCGCCCGCCACCCAGCGGTGAAGTTGGGCCTCTCCCAAGAGTTTCTCAAGCGCCAGGACGGTTGGCCTGGGGTCAAGGCCCGCTATAAGCTACCCTTTGCCCCGCCCCAAGGCTTGGACCATGGGTTGGCCTATGAAGCGATTGCCAACGGACAGGTGGAGGTGATTGACATCTATTCCACCGACGCCAAGATTGCCCGCTATCGGCTGAGGGTATTGGAGGACGACCGGAAGTTTTTCCCGGCTTATGAGGCGGTACTCTTTTATCGGCTGGATCTGCCCCAGCGCTTGCCCCGAACTTGGGCTGCCCTCCAGGAATTGAAGGGGAAGATTCCCACCGAACGGATGATTGCCTTGAATGCTCAAGCTGAGTTAGAGAACCAATCTTTTAGTGCCATCGCCGCCAGTTTCCTCCATGCCTCAACAGAACCAGCGTCCCAAGAAAACTTCTTGAGTCTGCTGTTGGGTCCAGATTTCTGGCGGCTGACTGGGGAGCATGTGTTGCTGGTCTTTGTTTCGCTCACCGCCGGGGTGCTCATGGGGGTGCCCTTGGGTATTTGGGCGGCGCGGGTGCCCTTAGTCGCGCCGGTGGTTCTGGGCGGTGTGGGCGTGATTCAGACGATTCCCTCGCTGGCGCTGTTGGCTTTTCTCATCCCCTTCCTGCGGCAGATTGGTACGTTCCCGGCCTTGGTCGCCCTGTTTCTCTACGCGCTGCTGCCCATCGTCCGTAATACCTACACCGGGCTGACGGATATTGCACCGGGACTGCGAGAGTCGGCTCAGGCGCTGGGGCTCCCGGAGTTGGCCCGTCTGCGGCTGATTGAACTGCCCCTCGCCGCCCGCTCTATCCTCGCCGGGATCAAAACTTCAGCGGTCATCAATGTCGGCACCGCCACCATTGCTGCCTTTATCGGAGCAGGGGGATTTGGAGAACGAATCGCTCAGGGGCTCGCCCTCAACGACAACAACACCCTCCTGTCTGGGGCTATCCCCGCCGCCCTCCTAGCAATCTTGGTGCAAGTGGGCTTTGAACTGCTAGACCGCTGGTTGATTCCCGCTGGATTGCAGCAGTAA
- a CDS encoding ATP-binding cassette domain-containing protein, whose protein sequence is MIAIEGVTKTYGKRIVLASTTLSFPPQATTVLIGPSGCGKSTLLRLIVGLISPDTGRVLLEGQELTPANANTLRHKIGYVIQDGGLFPHLSAAANVTLLARYLKRPALALAQRLQELCDLVRLSPKDLNRYPKDLSGGQRQRVGIMRALMLDPPILLLDEPLGALDPITRSQLQTELKNIFTLLDKTVVLVTHDMGEAAYFGDEIILMRQGQIVQRGSLTDLLQRPAEPYVTDFIQAQRSPLATLEAGFTT, encoded by the coding sequence ATGATAGCCATAGAAGGCGTCACCAAAACCTACGGCAAGCGCATCGTCCTAGCCTCAACCACCCTGAGCTTCCCCCCCCAGGCGACCACCGTCCTGATTGGACCTAGCGGTTGCGGTAAATCTACCCTGTTGAGGCTCATAGTAGGTCTTATCTCCCCCGACACCGGGCGCGTACTGCTGGAGGGTCAGGAACTAACCCCCGCCAACGCCAATACCCTGCGCCACAAGATAGGTTATGTCATCCAGGATGGGGGACTCTTCCCTCACCTGAGCGCCGCAGCCAATGTCACCCTGCTCGCCCGCTACCTCAAACGGCCTGCCCTTGCCCTTGCCCAGCGCCTCCAAGAACTCTGTGACCTCGTTCGCCTCAGTCCCAAAGACCTCAACCGCTATCCCAAAGACCTCTCTGGAGGCCAGCGCCAGCGTGTGGGGATCATGCGTGCTTTGATGCTCGACCCCCCCATTCTGCTCTTAGACGAACCCCTCGGAGCCCTCGACCCCATCACCCGTAGCCAACTCCAGACCGAATTAAAAAATATTTTCACGCTCCTAGACAAAACCGTAGTCCTCGTGACCCACGACATGGGCGAAGCCGCCTACTTTGGGGACGAAATTATCTTGATGCGCCAGGGCCAAATCGTTCAGCGTGGCTCGCTCACCGACTTGCTCCAACGGCCTGCCGAACCCTACGTCACCGACTTCATTCAGGCCCAACGCTCCCCCCTCGCTACACTAGAAGCGGGGTTTACCACATGA
- a CDS encoding ABC transporter ATP-binding protein yields MAAGLEIKELSAGYGPVSVLHGVTLTVKPEELVTVIGPNGAGKSTTLRTISGLLRPRGGIIRFNGETVHALKPDILVSKGIVHVPEGRRIFSRLSVLENLEMGAYRRKDSIVGELDHIFDMFPILKQRSGQKAGTLSGGEQQMLALGRALLSKPQLLLLDEPSMGLAPLIVQNIFRIIEQIRRAGVMILLVEQNAQQALKLADRGYVLEDGHIVLEGAAQELLTSEAVRKSYLGEALI; encoded by the coding sequence ATGGCAGCGGGGCTGGAAATCAAGGAGTTAAGTGCGGGCTACGGTCCGGTTTCGGTCCTGCATGGGGTCACCCTCACGGTCAAGCCGGAGGAGTTGGTGACGGTCATCGGGCCTAATGGGGCGGGCAAATCCACGACGCTACGCACGATCTCGGGCCTACTGCGTCCTCGGGGCGGAATTATTCGCTTCAATGGCGAAACGGTCCACGCCCTCAAACCCGATATCCTGGTGAGTAAGGGCATTGTCCATGTCCCAGAAGGACGGCGTATTTTTTCGCGCCTATCTGTGCTTGAGAATTTGGAAATGGGAGCCTATAGGCGTAAAGACTCCATTGTCGGGGAGCTAGACCATATTTTTGACATGTTTCCTATCCTTAAGCAGCGTAGTGGGCAAAAAGCCGGGACGCTCTCGGGTGGGGAGCAGCAGATGCTGGCTTTAGGTCGGGCATTGCTCTCTAAGCCTCAGTTATTGCTGCTTGACGAGCCAAGTATGGGCCTTGCTCCACTCATTGTCCAAAATATCTTCCGCATCATTGAGCAGATCCGCAGGGCCGGGGTGATGATCCTCCTCGTCGAGCAAAACGCGCAACAGGCGCTCAAACTGGCTGACCGGGGCTATGTCTTGGAAGACGGTCACATCGTCCTTGAAGGAGCAGCCCAAGAGCTACTGACTTCGGAGGCGGTACGCAAGAGCTATCTGGGCGAAGCGCTCATCTGA